The Vitis vinifera cultivar Pinot Noir 40024 chromosome 18, ASM3070453v1 region AAACCTAAAAATCCCATCAAACAATGATCATAATTCATATAATAACTTGAAGCCACcataaatgattttagaaaaaatttgaatacaaaatatcaagaaaatatttcaattgtagtggaaaaaatacaatcaataaatttaattctctcatcaaaatttgataacatAAGAGAGAAACATAGAATAGTCTTGAGAGGAAAATCATAAGTTCTTGAATTATCGCTTTGTTACCATGTGTAATTCTTTAATTATGCAAATCAACTCCTAATTTTGCATAAATCATATTAGCTAAGGATTTTAGAacaatatgattttcataattctatTGTTGAGAAAAGACATACTTCTAATTCATAGAGAATTCTTGAAAAGACCAAACAATGAGCATAGTTGTAACCTTATTTCTCTCCTTAACTCCACCTTTAGGTTTTCTCTTATGCATATTGTTGATGGAATAGAAcgtttaatttataaatactgCACTTTTCATCAAAGTGTCTTTGATTTAAGAAACTAACTTCATGAAAACTAaccaataaaattttagttttattatttaatagacaataatatttattcaaatttattttgatatttaaataaatatcatataataatatacatgTGGGCTGCATAAAATTCTCACAAATTCCActttctttattaatttttttttggactaCATGtagaatatttacataattacaTAAATTAATCATACATGATTAAAGGATACTAACAATAGAAAATCATTATAAAGAACATACCTGTTTGAGCCATCACAAAAAAACAAGTGATTGATTGTTGCAACCAAGTCTTCCTCTCTATGATCTTGATAACAGCTATGGTGGCTTTATGGGAAAACAGAAAGACCCTTTATCTAGATTAGAGAGGAGACTTAGCATAACTCAATATTGGGTTCTCATTGGGCCCTCCCATAATGGGCTTCAATGAGACCCATAGCCTACACTTGCCATTCAACTGAgcttctactcaaaagatgcaaaACCCAATCCAAATATGATCACTAGTTAATTGGGCTCATTATATAATAAACTATCCAttaacccctttttttttttgcaaatacaaattatttaattaatgttagcccatataaaaatttaccaacattctcccacttgggctacattaattgttttttgaggattgattaaattcattttgaaaataagactcTCAGGTTCAGTACAGAAAAGTTTATTTTGTGTGgctacactttttttttttttaaagaatgataGTCTATAAGTAGCATCTTGATAAACTTATTCAGTCCAACATGGTCTTAATATTGGACTATGATGGTCTATATGTTAATCTCAACAAACATAATGCCCCTTATAGTCACGAATATTTACAACCATATCGACATGGATCGTAAACCCAGTAATGTAGTAAGAAATCAATGCCAACATGTGATCATCATCTATATGCATTGTTTCTTATCAGTCCTCATTACAATTTACTaccaaaatgaaattgtaattgaaatttctcaacaaaatgaaattgcTTGACTTTAATAAGTCATATATCACCAACAGTGCACCACAAGATCTCAAAATAGTGGTATTTGTGACATCCAATAGTATACAATTGTAATTCTTAAGGTTCAATATCTTAAGATACCATGTTGTATGTAATTCAATTATGACATGCTATAATATAATACTTAATAATGatgatcataataaaaaaaaattaattttgcaaGTTGCATAACAATAATGATCAATGTTTACGcaaaacaataattgaaataagggaaatcacaaaatctcccactaaaCCAAAGAATCAAAAGACTTAATGACACCCATATTCACAACATGTTCCTTGAACATTATGGGCTTTAAACCTTTGGTTAGAGGATCAACTCGCATGAACTCAGTTCTTATGTGCTCAATCACAATATCTCATTTCTTCACTAAGTCCTTGACTGTAAGGTACTTGATTTCTATATGCTTAGAACCCATACTGATCTTATTGTTCTTGGAGTAGAACACAACTGCATTATTGTCACAATAAATCACAATGGGTCGAAATATGGAATCAACAACTTGAACTCTGAAATAAGATTTCTTAGCCAAACAACTTGAGATGATGCACCATAACAAGCTACAAACTCAACATACATGGTCGAGGATGCAATTAGGCTATGTttgacacttttccatgaaatgaCTCCACCAGCTAACATAAAAATGTATCCTAAAGTAGATTTGCGATCGTCAGAACAACCACCAAAATCAGAATCTGAGTATCCAACTACCTCGAGATTATCCACCCTTCTATACACAAACATAAAATCCTTCGTTCTTTGTAGATATCTTATGACTTTCTTTGCAGCAACCTAATGATTATGTCCAGGGTTCAATAAAGATCTACCAAGAACATTAACAATGAAGGCAATATCAGGTCTTGTACATACTTGTGCATACATCAGGCTACCAACGACACTAGCATAAGGAATAGTCTTCATGACATCCTTTTCCAAATCATTCTTTGGACACTGTTCATTACTAATTTTATCTCCCTTCACAATAGGTACATCACCAGTTTTGCACATTTGCATATTGAATCTTTTAAGCACATGATTgatataggctctttgagatAGCCCAAGGAGGTTTCGAGATCTATCACGATAAATCTCAATACCCAGCACAAAAGATGCTTCTTTGAAATCCTTCATGTTAAAATTAGCAGATAAAATGTGTTTGGTATCATTCTAGAGATTCACATTACTACTAGCAAGTAGAATGTCATTGATATAGAGAACCATGAAAATGTACTTGCTTCCATTGACTTTCATGTAAACGCACTGATCAAACTTGTTCTCTATAAAACCAAAAGACGTCACAATTTTGTCAAATTTCAAGTACCACTAATGAGAAGCTTGCTTGAGACCATAAATTGACCTCTTCAATCTGCATACCATGTTCTCTTTCCCATTTGCCTCAAATCCTTCAGGTTGTGACATGTAGACCTCCTCACTCAAATCACCATTGAGAAAAGTTGTCTTGACATTTATCTGATgaaactctaagtcaaaatgaGATACCGACACCATAATTAGCCTAAAGGAATCTTTGGTAGAGACTGGTGAGAAAGTCTCTGTGAAATCAATGTCCTCTCACTGTGTATACCCTTTAGAAACCAACCGAGCCTTGTATCTTTCAACATTTCCTTTGTTGTCTCTTTTGGTCTTGATTACCCATTTGCATCCAATGAGTTTATATCCTTTAGGAAGATCAACAAGTTCCCAAACATCATTTTATGACATAGATTGCATCTTATCTCTCATGGAAATCAACCATTCATTTGCCTTATCATTACTGAGAGCTTCACGATAAGTAGTAGGGTCCACTTCTTCTTCAATGTCATACTCTCCATTTCCAAGGTAAACATAATAATCGTTAGAAAAGGAAAGTCTTCTAGTTCTTTGAGATCTCCTCATTTCCACAGTAGGAATCTCATCTACAATAGGGGTTATTTCGATAGTGGGGAAATTGACAGTAGCAACTCCTTGCTGAATCCGAGAATCAAAAGCTCCAACGTTAAGGTTGACGTCTGAGACTGGcaaaggtaaaaaaataatatccatGGGTTCCACTCTTTCATTGGATTGAGAGGGTATACTATCAACAACATCCAAATCTAAAAACTTTGCCACTTGAGACTCAACAACTCTAGTGCCACGAGTCGAACAATAAAACTTGTATCCTTTTGAATGACTAGGATACCCAATAAAGTAGCACCTAGTAGTTCTCGAATCTGTCTTCTTTAAAGAAGGATCATAGATTTTCACCTCAGCTGGACATCCTcatactttaaaattatttaaactggGTTTTCTGCTTGTCCATAGTTCAAACGGTGTTTTAGGCACAAACTTACTAGGAACACAATTTAAAATGTAGGTTGCTGTTTTAATGGCTTCACCCCATAAGTATTCTGGCAAATTTGATCTACTCATCATGCTCCTCTTCATTTCCATAAGAGTGCGGTTGCGCCTTTCTGCCACACCATTCTGTTCAGGACTACCAGGCATAGTATACTAAGCAACAATACCATTATCTTGTAAGTACCTTGCAAAAGGTCCTTTTTGTTGTCCAACTTCACCATGCTTCCCATAATACTCACCATCTCGATCAGATCTTACAATCTTTATGACTTTCCCCAATTGTTTCTCAACTTCAGTTTGGAAGACTTTGAACATTTCAAGAGCATCCACATTTTCTTTGATCAAATATACATAGCCATATCGGgagaaatcatcaatgaatgtaatgaaGTACTTGTTGCCACACAAGGTCGTGGAGTAAAGCCCACTAATGTCTATATGAACAATCTCCAACAAATTTTGACTACGAGTTGCACCATTTTTCTTAGTCTTTATCAATTTTCCTTTCACACAATCAACACAAATTTCTAAGTCATCAGAATCAAGGCGAGGAAGAATCCTAAAACTAATTAAGCATTCTACTCGTTCTTTAGAAATGTGCCCCAAACGCTTATGCCATAACAATGAAAATCTTTCCTTAGTTAAAGGTCTTTTAGCAACACTGTATTCAACATTGTAAGAACAAGCAGATAACAATGACAATCTATAAAGCCTGTCAGACAAAACACAATTGCCAATCACTTTAGAGTCATAAATCACCTCAACTCTTTTATTTGCAAAAGGGAAACTATATCCAGCTTTGTCAAGTACTGAAAGGGAAATTAAATTCCTTTTAAATAAAGGTACACAAAAAACATTGTGCAAAACAAGTTGAAAACCATAGTCTAATTCTAAAACAACAATCCCAATATGCTCAACATCAATCCCGATGTCACTGTCAACTTTAAGCTTTGACTCTTTTTCACTTGGATTCCTCAAATTTCTTATCCCCTGTAAAGAAGTTACAACATGAACAATAGCACCACTATCAAGCCACCATGAATCTAAAGGAACATTAACTAAATTAGATTCAAAACAGACATAGGCAGATAACATACCatgttccttctttttcttctctagccaATTCCTAAACTTAAAGCAATTAACCCTCTTGTGACATTTTTTGTTGCAGTGATAACACTTAAGGTTTGTGTTCTTGgcatttccatttccattatTCTGCTTCTCACTCCCACTCTTCTTGAAATTCTTGCTTTTCTTATGACTGTGAAAGTTGAGCTTTCTAGCATTTTCAACTCTCTCTAATTATTCAGTTTTCCAAGAGCAACGAGATGagcaaattcattttttttttcttttttcaacttttcttcCTCAGCCACACACTTAGTGATCGGGTCATTCACACCTTAAGACTAATTCAGGGTGTTGTATGCAGTCTTGATTTCGCTGAAAGAAGATGGTAGAGTATTGAGGGCTTGATGAACAATAAACTTATCAGGAATGGGAATGTCTAGTGCTTTCAATCTAGTCTGAAGATACACCATTTTTAGGATATACTCACGAACCCCTTTCATATCATTATACCTCATATTCATCAATTCATCCATAAAATACCCAGCTTTGGCATTGTCAGATGTCTAGTATCTATTTCCCACAACAATGAGAAATTCCTTAGCATTGTTGCTCTTAGATATTCCTCCAAGGAGATGCTCAACAATGGACCTCTTGATTGAAATGAGACTCAAACAGTTCAATCTTTCCCATTTCACATAATGAGCTCTCATAGCTTCAGTGCTTTCATTAGTAGGCTTAGGAGGTTCATCTTCATGTAGAGCCATGTCCAAGTCCATTATTCCTAAAACAAACTCTATGTCTAATCTCCATCTCTTATAGTTCGACCCACTTAGAATTTCAATTGTAGCATTATTATTGTTCATAGCAAAGGAAACCGATTGACTAAAAATTTGCAATTAGATCAATTATGGGCAATAGGTAAAATGCTTAAATAAGGATAAACAATACAATACAAGAATCAATTGTATTATCATAAACTCCCATTTGGGTAGAGTCCATAATAAACAACTATTCTTTAAGCATGAAGATcaacaaataattcattaaaatttatttcctttgggcaaatttttttatcaaattatttatctCATTCAATATCCTAatgttgttaaattaatttgcaCAATAACCCCATTTGGGCAGGTGATTGtacaaattaatctaaaattttcccCATCAACAAAATAAGAACTCATAAACTTGCAAATTTTAATGGTTAAATCACTTTGGTGAAATAACCTCAATAATTCACATGCAACGTTCCAAAATtgggtaaattaaaaaaacaatattgcCCAACAATAATAGTGCATATTAGtgatatatatgcatatgatcAAACAAGATGAAGTACATCACAAAATGTACTTTCAATGATCAATGACCAATTATAGTTGCAAGAATTTgaacaacaaattttttatttatttattacattttaaactaattatttaaCTAGTTTGTGTGATTTAGACCAAGTAGAAGAGTATGCTTGAAAAAGTTTCAATCTGGAGAGAGTGAGTACTACACTCCTATTCCATATATATTAGCATAATTTCTGGTAAATTCTCAATAGAAAATTATatcaaagaataattttaagctaattaaatcacataaataagtaataattatttaataaatatttttgacccccaaaaaataaaataatatatccataaaaataGATGACAAAAAAACGAGAGCACAAGAAAAAACGGGGCTCAAAACAGACACTGGATGCGGTTACATGCACCTCACACACTTGACCCGCGAGTAGGGAATGTGCGGCACATGTGGCATGTGCTGGAGGTTATCTTCAACCTCCAGTAGCGGGTAAAAAATCCTACAATTTGAGTTAAATGACCCAGTTGCTACCCGACTtacaaacaattgaaaaaagaaTGTTTTTCAATCGGGATCTTGAGGGGTTTTAAATTTTAGGTTGTTTCTAACAATTCTAAgtcatttaataatcaaaaaacaacttaaagatctctataattgatttacaaattcAGTTTTTATACCTCCATAGCCAAAATcgaaaaattctattttaacaccTATTTCGGCCTCATTTTACATGTATTTTTACCTTAACAATATAAGAAATCTCTATAcaacaattaattaaacaaaaaacttctcaatcttgctcaatttttacaaaatataaaacgAATTTTCTAGGATTCATACCCATATTTtcgaattttcaaatttcaccaAATTGAGCCAAAAAACCGAAATTGATGCTATATATCAACTATAATATATGTAAACAACaaaatccaagatttcaatttgagtaaaacacaataatttgaacaaataaaatttttcttaaatctttaaacaagaaaattccaaaaatttaaaaGCTTAATTACTCCTAATTTAAACAACGAAATTGCAtacataatatatcaatttgaagcTTGTGACAAGAGGAACAAAATGCCTAAAGttttacaataaaaagaaaccaaaaaaccaTACACAATCACGGATAGCAGATTCGGCTccgaaaataaaataaaataaaataagaaactaaaaattttattttcgatTTCCAATTATAAATCCTAAATCATGTAAATCTAACTTTGATACCACATGTAgaatatttacataatcacataaattaaacatacatgattaaaggatactaacaatagaaaatcactataaagaacATACTTCTTTGAgccattacaaaaaaataagtgaTTAATTGTTGCAATCAAGTCTTCCTCTCTATGATCTTGAAAACATCTATGGTGGCTCTATAGGAAAACAGAAAGACCCTTTATCTAGATTAGAGAGGGGACTTAACATAACTCAATATTGGGTTCTCATTGGGCCCTCCCATAATGGGCTTCAATGAAACCCATAGCCTACACTTGCCACTCAACTGAACTTCTACTCAAAAGATACAAAACCCAATCCAAATATGATCACTAGTTAATTGGACTCATTCTATAATAAACTATCCATTAACCCCTTTTTTTGCAAAtataaattattcaattaatgttagtccatataaaaattttccaacacTACATTCTCACATGGCTTTGCAGccattcatatttttattagatttacaattacaaaatatcaaatttggAAAGATATCTTATATAAGGAAACCAAAATTTTCTGAATTATGTGTGCTTAAAAAATAGTAGGTCTGCGTAGCCAAAAACAGACTATCCATTCCCATATCAAACTGCTTCGCATAACTGAAGGAATAAACCAGGAATCATTAATATATAAGGACATAATAATTACTTTTGGCCAAACTTTCTAACTTTAAAAATTGCCAAAATCTTAATAACATTCCTAAATCAATACACATGAAAAATTTCCCAATCTGGCGTGTTCCTATGGCTATAAAATCAACACCCTTTTccttttcataataataatcagTAGTACTGCAATGGCAATGACACACCCATTAATCCCTGCCTTCTTCCTTCTGATTACCCCTTTGCTTTTCCTGACCCATTCTCTATCTCCTGCTCATGCAGCATCAGAGCTAGTGGAAGGAGTCTGCCATGAGTCCCAAAACTATGCATTCTGCATTCAGGCTCTGGAGTCGGATCCCAAGACTCCTGCAGCAAAGGACTACATGGATCTAGCCGTGATTTCCCTCAACTTGGGGATTTCAAATGCAACAGACACTCGTTCTTACATTAACGACATGTATGAGAGCCCAGGGACGGATCCCAGTAAGAAGCCTGCCCTCAAGGGCTGCATATCTGGTTATGATGGAGCGGTTGGATCCTTCAAAAGTGCTTTGGGGGAACTGAAGCAGGATCCTTTGACTGCAAACTATGATGCCAAGGTTGCTGGTGATGGCGCAGTGAGTTGTGAGGATCAGTTGGCTTCTGGTGGGGTTAAAGATTCTTCAATTTCTGCTAGGAATCAGTTCACTTTATCCTTGAGTAATATTGCAGATGTGATTACAACCCACTTGCTTCATTAATTTATGGTTTTGGTTTTTCTgtgttttcaatttctttgtagGAGTCATGTTTAGGATGGGAATGaattaaaacagtttttttttttcctgaatttTAATAATACAAATGTTGTGATTTTCCgaagttaataacttaaaatgtgATTTAATAATACAAATCCTTTTTACTATTCCATGAACTCCATTATTGCTCGATCTTTtaggataaatatatcaatgtgataatttagaataaattttaaattaattttacaaaataaccttaatatttaatacttaaagtacaaattaaataataagttttaagttaacaatttaagtaaatattaactaaaatgtcaacttaaattattaagtaaaagtattaagttttaccaaacatttTAATCTTTTATCAATCTTGGTCTCTCTCGGATCACTCCAAGAAATTTATTagtatcattatttatttatttatttatttttatttatttatatataaatatgaggAGTCTTTGTATTTACATCCACTAACCATCTTTATATATCCacttaaattaagaattttttttggataaaaatgacttaataaaataagtctgaaattattattttatttatattccactttcttaaagaattttcacacactttttaattttaaaacactttgaaattattcctaattttttaaactatctctgcaacattttttttattaaaatttatttaaatcgtATGCCctaaaacatataaatattatattaatatgtgaattaaaaatatatataaaataatattggcATTAACTTTGAActtataaattatatcaaagAAAAGAATTTCTCTCAAGTTCAAGTATTCAATGATCACCTTATATCTAATAGGATTCAAATTCAAAGATCTTTTATCTTCTTAGCATAAAGAATAAAATCTCAATGATAAAATTACTCTTTTCTTCAACCTCCCAACCCATTCATCAAAATCCTACTTCTATTTTATAtccttctctctttttttttctttcccaatcatctttttcctcaaaattttgacatcaagatttatgaaaaaaagttataaggaaaaaaaaaagataatagggttagaaaaaaaatcatcaaatataaattaataaattaataaactaatTTCACTAATTTTGATTGTGACCACCAAATTCTAAACTTGTATATCTCATAAAAGAGCATATATGATtacaaccaaaaataaaataaaaaattaaaaaacagaaaaggaaaaaaatcatagCCCTATTACAAATTTACAATCATAATCCCTCGATTGTAGAGAAAAATGCAATATCAAGAAGATAATCGGAGAATTGGTTTCCAGTCAAAATCCATGAATCCAGGACCCCGCCATAATCCATGTTGCTTTCACAATAGCCCATATACTCACCTGCAGTATAAATATTTTGATGTGCAGACTTGATATCTACCTCCAAGGCCGTGACAGCACTTCGGAGAAGTGCAATCACTTCAGTATACCAAGTCACACACCATTTTAGTGTATGCTTCACGTCAGGATCAGTCGTATCACCTCTCAGCTTGCTGGCGATGAGAGCCTGGGTATCTGACACATTGGCAATGCTCAACTCTATAGCAATTCTGGCTAGACTGGGGAGATTGTAGGCTGATGGAGTTCTTGGGTCCGACTCAAGAGTCTCCACACAAAACGTCCGGTTTGAAGTTTTGCTGCAGACCTTCTGGATCAGTTCCTTCTGGACCAATTTCAGAGAAATTTGATTAGGAAAAGTGGAAGTGGAATATGTTGCGGCCACTGTTGAAGTTGTGGGTGAAGAAGAAGgggggaagaaaagaaagaaaaacaagaaaattgttaGGAAAAGCAGTAGAGGTATGAGAGAATTCATGGCGATCGATGAGAATAGTTGCTTGGTGTTCAGTTATGTCGCTTTATATGAAGGCCAACTGTCATTATGGTCATGGACTCATCATGAGAATGGGACTTTATCTAAAagatttttggtatttttttccTACTAGTTGTATTGCAATTTTTTAATAACCGGTTTTGTAGTGATTGTATGTATTAAAAAGTTATTAATGTTCATCCACTATAAGAAGTTTTTTAGTATACATTGAATACAAGAGATAAAATTAATCGTGTGcaactaaaattttcattttttttcttaatattatcaaatagtaATTGATAAGaatcttattttaatataatactATTATCGAGTTgcgtagattttttttttttaatcatattataTGAGTCCATTTAAATTGGTGCatagaatataaaattttaagtctttttttcccattcacttaaggtatgtttgataaccgttttccaaaatagttatgaaaaataatttttgagaataatttttgaaattttttttatgatgtagtataaaataaaaatttatttagaaatttgaatgtttttaatttatttttaatattcttaaatatgttttaaaaataattgttatatttaatgctttatttttaggattatttgattaaaagggttattaaaaatccaattttggaaatttaaccCTCCATCCTCTTTTTATCAgacaaaaatatcataattcttttcttataaaaataacattttcttttgaaacctatatataaatacttgaaatagttaaggacatttatgtcaaaaatgaactattcttcaaataaaaacatgaaaaatattaaatttacaaatatgaTGATTATTTCATCGCTTTTAACcgattaattcttatttttaattattttacatgttgtatatatgttttttaaaacaatttttaaaaaataagttaaaacaattaaaagatattatcttaaaacatcacatttttttattaatctttaagaatataaaatagaaaataggtttttaattgttaaacatgtttagaaaataattgtcaaacatatccttattttttcctttcaca contains the following coding sequences:
- the LOC100265854 gene encoding putative invertase inhibitor, with amino-acid sequence MAMTHPLIPAFFLLITPLLFLTHSLSPAHAASELVEGVCHESQNYAFCIQALESDPKTPAAKDYMDLAVISLNLGISNATDTRSYINDMYESPGTDPSKKPALKGCISGYDGAVGSFKSALGELKQDPLTANYDAKVAGDGAVSCEDQLASGGVKDSSISARNQFTLSLSNIADVITTHLLH